A region of Candidatus Zixiibacteriota bacterium DNA encodes the following proteins:
- a CDS encoding regulatory protein RecX, with the protein MFLSSGENLPIPREIIDKYSLTAGVSLPEEKYHRIKHEADLMRAENYLLYLLSRRSYTYGHLALKLAEKGFEKILINGLLNDFTRRGLIDDRAYARQMTESILRRKPAGRNFIIARLRAGYIPRQIAEAVVDEILEDVDEYEIAVKLMRLRKAYFSKFDLETARRKAYNYLSRRSIGYRAAQMAFEKIMKEDD; encoded by the coding sequence ATGTTTTTATCTTCCGGCGAGAATTTGCCGATTCCCCGGGAAATTATTGATAAATACTCACTGACCGCGGGAGTTTCGCTTCCGGAAGAAAAATATCACCGGATCAAACATGAGGCCGATCTGATGCGGGCCGAAAATTACCTGCTTTATCTTCTTTCGCGGCGTTCCTATACCTATGGACACCTGGCCCTGAAACTGGCCGAGAAAGGTTTTGAAAAAATCCTGATCAATGGTTTGCTGAATGATTTCACGAGGCGGGGTTTGATCGATGACCGGGCCTATGCCCGCCAGATGACCGAATCCATCTTGCGCCGCAAACCGGCCGGTCGGAATTTTATCATTGCCCGGTTGCGGGCCGGTTATATTCCCCGCCAGATTGCCGAGGCGGTCGTCGATGAAATTCTCGAAGATGTTGATGAATACGAAATTGCGGTAAAATTGATGCGTTTAAGGAAAGCCTATTTTTCCAAATTTGACCTTGAAACCGCCCGGCGGAAAGCGTATAATTATCTGTCTCGCCGGTCAATAGGATACCGTGCGGCCCAAATGGCTTTTGAGAAAATCATGAAGGAGGATGACTGA